atcttgcgccgccatgtatgtacggcagaccgagcggacaatccagccagccagagaacgcgtttcgcgtgtataaataaaccaacgaagacagcgggaggaaggaagaaggaggaggaaacagccaagagtgttagtagttcgtcgatggagagtagtgaaaagtttttttagttataaagtttgcgaatggaccacacttaccatgcaacaggagagaatgaacccgaaccgtcatctgcgaggaaaagaagacgcaacttcactccttgtgatgcactctctgcggtgcttttcctcctgatgatatatctccccaatgatggtagcagaagcaccgaatcccattctgtgcagcaaaatgctgtcagtcagtgtgcgggctggagattggtggagcagagaggggagggggtccccgctaggtattgtaaacgagtatgtctgtatgaagtgtgtgtgttacgctagaagagtcagagtttgggacggagtcttttaaccggggtgttaccagagtttttggagtgctcaaataaactggcctttttctcgaacgctactctggtctcctgcttgtgagggattcattacaatatcataacatggtttagatttctaaatgaacatttacctcgtcgctagatagacctactgctgaaaaactcatgtctgcgcaaggctttttgtccctacgaggccaccgtcatttacccgacgggaggggtgagcgagtgagccctgcaatctaaaatttgaccactgatgtcactgttttcaacccattttacacactggccctttaagtgtaTTTGTGTTGACATCAGACTACCTTTGTATTGTGTGATAAACATAGGGAACTGCCCCCTGACTATGAGGAGTAAAGTACATTGAGCAAGTTCAGTAGTTTGTGTTTTACTCTCTTTACAGGTGAATCGTGGGGAAATGGTTGGTTTAGTGCGACAGCCCCAGAACCCATACGACCGCAATGCAGTGATGGTCGCCAACATTTATGGCAACCAAGTGGGTCACATCAAGCGGGAGCTGGCAGCAGCTATGGCCCACGTCATGGACAACAATTTGGCCAAAGTAGAGGGGTGAGTAGACCGCTAATAgcgtgtcactgtgtttcctggcTGACATGTTAGATGTCAGAATAATTTTCGGCATCTTAAGGATTGTTATTTTAGAAATCCTGCACTGACACCTAACTAATCTTGAATATAGGCATAAATGGCTGCTTTTGACAGCTTCCCCCCCAAAATATGTGCATTTGATGAGACTATTCATATCatattttcattattcattGGTCTGCAGAGAAACTATGAGCTCAGTCCACCGTGACTACACTGGGATAAAAacagtgtgtgattttgtgtttatattgttgTCTAATTGCTTTGTTAGGGTGGTGCACTATGGGACGAATAACGCCTTCAACATGCCAGTGATGCTTTCCTTCTGGGGGAAAGAAGAGAACAAGAAAACAGTGATAGAACGCATGGCACGACACGGTTATAAACTGGCCCCAGGTGCAGTCAGTGTGACAGGTACAAACATTTCACCTGTCTGATCTAACTCGCCTCCTGATGGGAAAACCTGTCACATTTAACAACGTAGTCAGCATTGTTGCATTGAAAGTGTCAGATTTCAGTCAATTACTTTAACTTCACTGTTTATTTTGTGCATGTGATTTTAGGTACATCCCAGAATTCTTATAGTCAAGGAGTTTTTGCAGTACCACCTCAAAAAGGAGTGACCACCCTACTAACTGCAGAGCAGGTAATCTACTTTTACTTATATAGTCAATGTGATATTTAACAGtacagcatttttatttttttatttaaacctttatttaaccaggcaaACTGCTTGAGAACAGATGATCTCTTTTACGAGCATGGCCTGACCAAAATGGCAGCattgaagaaaagaaaacacacacaaagcaggaAAGCACAgacaagaaagagaaaaaaagaaaacacccaCAAGGTGGGTACTAAGATCAAGGGGGGGTTATAGGGACGCTGAGGAAGGAAGgttttaaaatcattaattgAAATGAAGCTCTGAAGCTTCAGAGTTTTTTGAAGTCCGTTCCAGGCTGAGGGAGTAGAGTACATGAATGCCCTCTTCCCAAACTCAGTGCGAGCTCTGGGAACTGAGGCAGATAGACAGTCCTGGGATCGCAAGCTGTAGGATTGTGTGTGAAAGTGAGGTATGTACAGTGGTATGAAGGTAGTAGTCCAATGATTGCTTTATAGATGAGGATGTACCAGTGGAGAAGTCTATGAGCAGACAAGGACAGCCAGCCTACCTTAACATACAGAGTACAGTGATGGGTGTGTGATTTACAGCAAGTAATAAATCTCAGTACACCATGATAAGTAGCATCGAGCATGACCAGTGAAGTGGAACAGGCATTCATATACAATACATCACCATAGTCTAGCAGTGGCAGAAACGTTGCAGCAACAAGCTTCTTTttagagataaaagaaaaacacgaTTTATTTCGAAAATAGAAGCCCAGCCTTACCTTTAGTTTCTTGACCAAATTTTCAATGTGTGGTTTAAAAGACAAGCTATCGTCTAAAATGAAGCCCAGATATGACATTTACACGGCAGTCTTCTAACAATGTTGTTACACTGAAACAGCAAGAAGTGTCTAGGAAGCTCACATGTTTTGGATATTTCATGTAAAGCAGGTAATCGGGTATCAGTGGCTATATTCGTAAGCACCCCGTTGCATCTTATCTAGCTAGCGGCTTCTTCTCTGAATTAGCAGCAGAGTATgccagctgctgctgtctggGACCAACcgtaaatatttaaaacaacatttagCCAGCGCAAAATTGATGCGACATAACAGATAAACATCGGCCACTGCTATACGTAAATGTCATCTTTTTGCAGATGGCAGTCAGTAAGGTGAATATTGGCTGATGCAGATATTGAGCCCATAAATCTGTGCATGTGTACATGTCATGATGATACAATTGCAGTTGTATTTCCCTTCTTTCAGCTGAAGAATGCGTTTGACAACCTCTTTGATGACCTGATGGAGAGTAAGGAAGGAGAGAAACAAGAAGCAGAGGTACAtgttttatctgtttatctgtttgtggtcagcgttttgttttattttgtatttcttaGTTGTGTCTTTCTTCCTGTATGTTTTTGGAGAAACTCCTTCTCACCTCTCACCtctgtgctgttgttttcttGCACCCTGAAATAGCTGCTGTTATAGTAGTTGTTGCGTGAATGTGAACatgcagctctttttctctgcagtctgTGGGCACTCCTCTCCTGCTTCACCAGAGGCAGGCGCTGTCCTGGATGTGCGCTCGAGAAAACAAATCTACGCTGCCACCTTTTTGGGAGAAGAGAGGCGAGCTCTACTACAACACTGTCACGTGTTTCTCTGCCAAAGAGATACCAGAGAGAGTTCGTGGGGGAATACTGGCAGATGACATGGGGCTGGTGAGTGACACGCCCTGTTATGTGATGTGATATAAGTGCAGTTGAAAATTATGTTTATGGGTGAATTACAAGTTCATTTATACATTAACTCACGCTGAGATGTTTGGTCAGTTGCTGGTGACTATACAGTAgagaaaattgtttttaaattctctgtgtgtctgtgttgaaaATGAGGCATTTAATGTTTACTTTCAAATCATCCAAGCAGACATGAATCAACAATAAATCCCCCGATTCTGTTTTCCAGGGAAAAACTCTGACGACCATTGCTCTGATTCTCACAAACTTTCACAATGGAAAGCCTTTGCCTGTGGAGAAATGTGTAAgtgaatgttttcttttcaatCAAGCTGCAGTCTAAATAGGGTTCGGTATCAACTGAATTCAACTGCTACGGAGTACTTATGTTAAATCAATTGGTGCCAAATCTCGGTAACTGAGAGTGCACCTGGGTGAGAATGCCAGCTTTAGACAAGAGGTGGAAGTGCTTCAGTCAGGACACAGAAGAATTGGGAAGCCGGCCGCTCTGTCGGCTTCTCAGCAAGCCAAAACTATGGCTGCAGTGCCGATCTGCTGTGATAGTTCTGGCGTCTGTgctattttcttttctataaattattttaataatagcCTAATATCACTGCTAGAcaagcagacacacatacacacacagaaacagacagacagaaacagaagattagctctatgtgtgattagaaaagagcagaggagcagaaatgCGTTTCTGTCGACTGCGTCacccctgcagcttgttcaaaaatattatttttgtcatAACAGAGAAAGTAACGTAATCCCAGGTGCTGGAACTCATACTGGTGTGAATATGAATGGTACCCAACCCAAAATCTGAGTGACTTGTGTCATTAAATCTTCCTTTACATGTGTGCAGGAGGAGCAGTCTTCACCGATAAAAGCCAAAACGAAACCGAAGATGGCCTCCAAACTGGAAGGTACTCTCAACTTTCAATAAATTACGTTCAGTTATctctttgtgagtgtgtgtgcaaccaagaaaaatgaaaaagagcaCTAAGAGGAGAGATGATGTTTCTTTGTTTCAGGAAGCAGCAGTACAGGCGACAGTGCAGGAGTGAGTGATGCAGCAGCTGGCTCTCAGTGCTCAGACCTGTAAGTGTGATATGATTTTATTTGGCATGCTCAGATAGATCATATTTTTTACTATCTGGTACATAATTTAAGCATGTGTAAAGGTAATGCAATGTACTGCATCTGGACATTATTTCCACACGTTAGTCATACCGTGTGTGCTTTGTGTGGGTCAGTCCTCAGACGGAGGTGATCTGTGCTGATTCGGCAGATGTAGTGGAGATAATGGACAAGCCAGATAAAAGTAAGAATTGATTGTCATCTCCATATATATTTCCTTTTATGTTCATTCACAccgtttgcttgtttttgtcacctttCTTGGATGATGTGGCTTACATAAATTTGTACCTGACCTCTCAACTTACAGGTTCGAGCAAAGGAAAGACGAAAGCTACCAAGCGCAAGCCCAGTAAAGGTACAAGCCCAGTAAACTCTCTTTATTTGTGCGCTACAATATGAGCGTGTTAAAGGATACATGCTTTTGTTATTTGGCTTGCAAAACATCATAATCATTATTCCCCTTTAACTTGATTTTtaatctgtgtgtttgctgtgcagAGGCCCCAGTATTGCTGGATGATCTGGACTTTGCTGCAGCACTGGGTGGTGGAGCATCAGATACCGGCTTCAGGAAGAAAAAATCTGCCAAAAAGGCCACTCCCACACAGAGTGAGTTTCACATAGTGTATTATTTTGgaggtgataaaaaaaaagaagttgcaCTGATATTGGAGATATTTGTGTACCTTTTTTGTACGTGCAGGTGTGGAAACAGCAATTCCTGCAAGTGCAGATGACTTATCAGCGAGAACGACTCTCATCATCTGCCCGCTCTCTGTAATCAGCAACTGGCTGGTAGGAATACAGCCttacacaattacacacacacacaacaagacGCTTTCTGTCATTACACTTCATTTATGTAGTCAGACTGATTAGCTTCATGATATGTAGAGGTGTAGCTGACACCACAGTGCCACAAAGAACTGCAAATGAAACATCAACATTTGACCAGTACTGTCAAAAAAGGCTATGTTTATATGCTGTAGGGAAGCGTGCTATGTTGACAGAGATGCCACAGCCAATGCTACCTTTTCATTCCTAAGGTCAGCACGTGTCATGTTTTCTCACTTTgtcctttgtgtgtgtacaggatcAGTTTGAGCAGCATGTGCATTCTGACGTGAAGCTAAATGTGTATCTGTATTACGGCCCGGAGCGCAACAGAAGCAAGACCTTTCTGTCCTCCCAGGATGTGGTGATCACAACCTACAACGTCCTCTCTGCTGACTTTGGGGTGAGTGGAGACAGGTCGCGTGTATATTTGTAGCTCACAACGAAAGCCCTAGACATACACTGCATAACTGTTTACcacgtccatccatccatccattcattttcaaccgcttatccggggctgggtcaaagcaccccagacgtccctctccctagcaatggtttccagctcctcctgggggaccccaaggtgttcccaggccagatgagacatataatccctccagcgtgttctgggtctaccccggggcctcctaccagtgtgaagtgcctggaacacctctaacaggaggcatcctgatcagatgccagaATCACCTCAACTGGCCACTTtcaatgtgaaggagcagcagctctactctgaacTCTTTCCGGAAGTCCGAGCTCCTCCCCCTTTcgctaaggctgagcccagccaccccacagaggaaacttatttcagccgcttgtatccgcaatctcattctttcggtcactacccagagctcatgaccataggtgagggttgggacatagatggacgaGTAattcgaaagcttcgccttctggctcagctccctcttcacctcaACAGTCCGACACAgcacccacatcactgcagattcCACAttaaaccgccgatccatctcatgccATTGATATGGTGGTGCAGAGtgtgcatttcattttatttattgagaAGCAAAATCCTCTTAATGGCAGTAAATAAATGTTTCCTGAACCTGGATTGTATGTTGAATTTGTCGGTATTCCTTTTGACAAATAAGTAGCTTCTCTTTTAATACCAAATGTTCGTCtcctttcagaataaaagtcccCTCCATGGGATCAGTTGGCTGAGGGTCGTGCTGGACGAAGGGCACATTGTAAGAAACCCTAATGCACAGATGAGTAAGGCCGTGCTCGAACTAAAAGCTCAGCGGCGCTGGATTTTGTCAGGTATAcctgcacttgaacacacacacagataatcCGACATATGAAAACACAAACGTGCTTGGGCTGGGCAGTaatttgttattgtttgttgtgTCTCCATATAGTCATGTTTCACAATTGATGtctaaataaaacagattttttttgtacttttttaaaatttgttaatatgtttgtttgttttttataaaatataaaaacattttaactcaatgaaaatattgtaatgtGTCAATATAATGAGATAATATCACCATAGCATCCTCTATGTGTACTGAagtacacacagatacagtcCCATTATTAGGACAGTCGTCAAAAATTTGTGTGTGCTTCTTCTTCCATACCTCCAGGTACTCCTATCCAGAATGGTGTGAAGGACCTGTGGATGCTGCTGGCCTTCCTGCGCCTGAAGCCCTTCGATGTGAGAGACTGGTGGAATCGAGTGATCCAGAGACCCGTCACTCAGGGAGTCAGGGCTGGCCTGCAGTGAGTGCTCACAGATGGCATTATATTACACTGCTGTAAAGTAGTAATAACTCCAGAGGGCGCTCTTCCAGAGgcttccccctttttttcttttaaaggtcTTGGGAGTTTTCCCTTTATCCAAATCAAGGGTCTAAAGTCTGAGGCGAGGGATGCACCTATTTTGAAATTCTGAATTATTTTAAAGTAATTAagcccttcattacactacctttgaatgagcttAAATTCAATCATACAAATTAATGAAACAACCTTCAATATAATCTTTCACATGAAGAACAGCTTTCTTCcctgttaaagtttttttttgagttttaaaactgcattttacAAGCACATGAGAATGTTGTAATTTGCCTTCATCTAATTTTTACTGAACAGAGCTTGATCCGTCATTAATGTAACTCAATGTAGCCTCCATAAGCAGGAAGTTGCGGTgacca
This Epinephelus lanceolatus isolate andai-2023 chromosome 15, ASM4190304v1, whole genome shotgun sequence DNA region includes the following protein-coding sequences:
- the hltf gene encoding helicase-like transcription factor isoform X2, which produces MFSRRWRFGWDRFSEVDLFTDRHETDAETLSQAIRAAASEEPDADSVLFGHMKGTVVGLRYYTGVVNRGEMVGLVRQPQNPYDRNAVMVANIYGNQVGHIKRELAAAMAHVMDNNLAKVEGVVHYGTNNAFNMPVMLSFWGKEENKKTVIERMARHGYKLAPGAVSVTGTSQNSYSQGVFAVPPQKGVTTLLTAEQANCLRTDDLFYEHGLTKMAALKKRKHTQSRKAQTRKRKKENTHKLKNAFDNLFDDLMESKEGEKQEAESVGTPLLLHQRQALSWMCARENKSTLPPFWEKRGELYYNTVTCFSAKEIPERVRGGILADDMGLGKTLTTIALILTNFHNGKPLPVEKCEEQSSPIKAKTKPKMASKLEGSSSTGDSAGVSDAAAGSQCSDLPQTEVICADSADVVEIMDKPDKSSSKGKTKATKRKPSKEAPVLLDDLDFAAALGGGASDTGFRKKKSAKKATPTQSVETAIPASADDLSARTTLIICPLSVISNWLDQFEQHVHSDVKLNVYLYYGPERNRSKTFLSSQDVVITTYNVLSADFGNKSPLHGISWLRVVLDEGHIVRNPNAQMSKAVLELKAQRRWILSGTPIQNGVKDLWMLLAFLRLKPFDVRDWWNRVIQRPVTQGVRAGLQNLQTLVKCITLRRTKNSELNGRPLVSLPEKTVCVEQVELSQSEREEYELARNEGRNTIRRYVAEGSVLRNYADVLAILMRLRQHCCHPDLLAKTSSDLGAAATPAELRERLIEKLRLVLASGSDEECSVCLDSVRLPVITHCAHVYCRPCIAQVISSQQETARCPLCRSEIKTSELVEFPQEEVEEETSVNSKWRTSSKVQALMGNLLRLRHEDSSIKCLVVSQFTRFLTILETPLREHGFSFLRLDGTMSQKKRTQVIQEFQSSAADSPSIMLLSLKAGGVGLNLTAASRVFIMDPAWNPATEDQCIDRCHRLGQTRKVFVTKFIVKNSVEENMVKIQRQKQDLVEKAFGSSNAKRETSRINDIKALMEL
- the hltf gene encoding helicase-like transcription factor isoform X1, which translates into the protein MFSRRWRFGWDRFSEVDLFTDRHETDAETLSQAIRAAASEEPDADSVLFGHMKGTVVGLRYYTGVVNRGEMVGLVRQPQNPYDRNAVMVANIYGNQVGHIKRELAAAMAHVMDNNLAKVEGVVHYGTNNAFNMPVMLSFWGKEENKKTVIERMARHGYKLAPGAVSVTGTSQNSYSQGVFAVPPQKGVTTLLTAEQLKNAFDNLFDDLMESKEGEKQEAESVGTPLLLHQRQALSWMCARENKSTLPPFWEKRGELYYNTVTCFSAKEIPERVRGGILADDMGLGKTLTTIALILTNFHNGKPLPVEKCEEQSSPIKAKTKPKMASKLEGSSSTGDSAGVSDAAAGSQCSDLPQTEVICADSADVVEIMDKPDKSSSKGKTKATKRKPSKEAPVLLDDLDFAAALGGGASDTGFRKKKSAKKATPTQSVETAIPASADDLSARTTLIICPLSVISNWLDQFEQHVHSDVKLNVYLYYGPERNRSKTFLSSQDVVITTYNVLSADFGNKSPLHGISWLRVVLDEGHIVRNPNAQMSKAVLELKAQRRWILSGTPIQNGVKDLWMLLAFLRLKPFDVRDWWNRVIQRPVTQGVRAGLQNLQTLVKCITLRRTKNSELNGRPLVSLPEKTVCVEQVELSQSEREEYELARNEGRNTIRRYVAEGSVLRNYADVLAILMRLRQHCCHPDLLAKTSSDLGAAATPAELRERLIEKLRLVLASGSDEECSVCLDSVRLPVITHCAHVYCRPCIAQVISSQQETARCPLCRSEIKTSELVEFPQEEVEEETSVNSKWRTSSKVQALMGNLLRLRHEDSSIKCLVVSQFTRFLTILETPLREHGFSFLRLDGTMSQKKRTQVIQEFQSSAADSPSIMLLSLKAGGVGLNLTAASRVFIMDPAWNPATEDQCIDRCHRLGQTRKVFVTKFIVKNSVEENMVKIQRQKQDLVEKAFGSSNAKRETSRINDIKALMEL